One Pyrus communis chromosome 4, drPyrComm1.1, whole genome shotgun sequence genomic region harbors:
- the LOC137732232 gene encoding uncharacterized protein: MQRQSLGGSPASKLHQTHGGPNDQTLTVVDSPKRNKDLSVFSTTAASSSSSISAAYQDDEDHKASKPHRLSSPPPITPHKSIHVIPVLTLFCFLILFLFSHIPSQSDLAQFNGFTKLPGSAKRVVSADSEIDDIGRFIDIRKSDVLAIRSLRNLQDTQTQKLVPRSRSHRKIADF; the protein is encoded by the exons ATGCAAAGACAGTCACTGGGCGGGTCACCGGCGTCGAAGCTCCACCAGACACATGGCGGACCCAACGACCAGACCCTCACCGTCGTTGACTCCCCCAAACGCAATAAGGACCTGTCAGTCTTTTCCACCACcgccgcctcctcctcctcctcaatctCTGCTGCCTACCAAGACGACGAGGATCACAAAGCATCGAAGCCTCACCGTCTGTCGTCACCGCCGCCCATCACACCACACAAATCCATCCACGTTATCCCCGTCCTCACTCTCTTCTgcttcctcatcctcttcctcttctcccACATCCCCTCCCAATCAG ATTTGGCTCAGTTCAATGGCTTCACTAAACTGCCTGGATCGGCGAAACGCGTAG tttCTGCCGACAGCGAAATCGATGACATCGGGCGATTTATTGACATCCGGAAGAGCGATGTTTTGGCTATCCGCAGCCTCCGGAATTTGCAGGACACCCAAACCCAAAAACTCGTCCCCAGATCTCGCTCTCATCGAAAAATCGCCGATTTTTAA